From the Pontiella agarivorans genome, one window contains:
- a CDS encoding ABC transporter permease, with the protein MAEKSNSLWGDAWRRLKKNRIAMVCLGLVVVFTVLAIYGEIVYQVYEFRDVTPAYQKTNLDVQFQPPSAEHWMGTDGLGRDVMSRLIQGVSIAYKVGIITSLIAIPIGVFFGCIAGYFGGKVDDFVVWLYSTFASMPGLLFILAIAMVVGKGLLGIYLGIGLTTWVGICRLIRGEVMKHKEQTYVQAAKALGLSSGRIMFKHILPNISHVIIVTFSLRFPAAVGTEVFLSFLGIGVQDQPSWGLMINNARMRLWQGMWWEMTFVTIALFLLVLAFNLLGDALRDALDPRLND; encoded by the coding sequence ATGGCTGAAAAATCGAACAGTTTATGGGGCGATGCCTGGCGGCGGTTGAAAAAGAACCGGATCGCCATGGTCTGTCTCGGCCTGGTGGTTGTGTTCACGGTTTTGGCGATTTACGGCGAGATCGTCTATCAGGTATATGAGTTCCGCGACGTTACGCCGGCCTATCAGAAGACGAATCTGGATGTGCAGTTCCAGCCGCCGAGCGCCGAGCATTGGATGGGAACCGACGGGTTGGGACGTGATGTGATGTCGCGGCTGATTCAGGGGGTGAGTATTGCCTATAAAGTCGGCATTATTACATCGCTCATCGCCATTCCGATCGGGGTGTTTTTTGGCTGTATTGCCGGATATTTCGGCGGAAAAGTAGACGATTTTGTGGTCTGGCTCTATTCCACCTTTGCTTCGATGCCGGGGCTGCTTTTTATTCTGGCCATTGCCATGGTGGTCGGAAAGGGATTGCTCGGAATTTATCTGGGCATCGGGCTGACGACATGGGTCGGCATCTGCCGCCTGATCCGCGGGGAGGTCATGAAGCATAAGGAACAGACGTATGTGCAGGCCGCCAAAGCGCTGGGCCTGAGTTCCGGACGGATCATGTTTAAGCATATTCTGCCGAATATTTCCCATGTGATCATTGTGACCTTTTCACTGCGTTTTCCGGCGGCGGTCGGCACCGAGGTGTTTCTCAGTTTTCTGGGGATCGGGGTGCAGGATCAGCCGTCGTGGGGGCTGATGATCAACAATGCCCGCATGCGTCTCTGGCAGGGGATGTGGTGGGAAATGACTTTTGTGACGATTGCTCTGTTTCTGCTGGTGCTGGCCTTTAACCTGTTAGGCGACGCATTGCGCGACGCTCTGGATCCGCGACTTAATGACTGA
- a CDS encoding ABC transporter ATP-binding protein — MTDSKSIIEVRELSVHFGHGDELVKAVDGVSFSIAHGETLALVGESGSGKSISALSLTRLAPRQAVYAGGEVLFGGQNMLDLDDAELRKIRGRQISYIFQEPMVSFNPVFTIGWQIEEALKLHRKDVDRKSEIARLLELVHLPARMDRAYPHEMSGGQLQRCMIAMALACSPELLVADEPTTALDVTVQREILNLLKELSDKVGLSTLMITHNLGIVSDLADRVCVMQKGMIVEEGKTRQVLDDPQHDYTKQLMAAVPRLRPKK; from the coding sequence ATGACTGATTCAAAATCCATCATAGAAGTAAGAGAGCTCAGCGTCCATTTCGGGCATGGCGATGAGCTGGTGAAGGCCGTCGACGGTGTATCGTTTTCCATTGCGCACGGAGAAACGCTGGCGCTGGTCGGTGAATCGGGCAGCGGTAAAAGTATCAGTGCACTGTCGCTGACCCGGCTGGCTCCGCGCCAGGCGGTTTATGCCGGCGGCGAGGTTTTATTCGGCGGTCAGAATATGCTGGATCTCGATGATGCTGAACTGCGGAAAATCCGGGGGCGTCAGATTTCGTATATTTTCCAGGAGCCGATGGTTTCCTTTAATCCGGTGTTTACCATCGGCTGGCAGATCGAAGAGGCGCTGAAGCTGCATCGTAAAGACGTGGACCGGAAGTCTGAAATTGCGCGCCTGCTGGAGCTGGTGCATCTTCCGGCCCGGATGGACAGGGCTTATCCGCATGAGATGAGCGGTGGTCAGCTGCAGCGCTGTATGATTGCCATGGCGCTGGCGTGTTCGCCGGAACTGCTGGTGGCCGACGAGCCGACAACGGCGCTGGATGTGACGGTCCAGCGTGAAATTCTTAATCTGTTAAAAGAGCTGAGTGACAAGGTGGGGCTCTCAACGCTGATGATTACGCATAACCTGGGTATTGTTTCCGATCTCGCGGATCGCGTCTGCGTGATGCAGAAAGGAATGATTGTTGAGGAGGGTAAAACCCGCCAGGTGCTTGACGATCCGCAGCATGACTACACCAAACAATTAATGGCCGCCGTGCCGCGCCTGCGTCCGAAGAAATAA
- a CDS encoding ATP-binding cassette domain-containing protein, with product MENLLTVEKLNVIYGKGAEAVHAVKEVTFHIKPGEIFGLVGESGCGKSSLGKAIIRITDPTSGTIDFKGIDVASLKGKALKTYRQEVQMVFQDPYGSLNPRMKVGHAIVDVLNVHKIGANTAERRERVTELFEAVGLNPAWAWRYPHEFSGGQRQRICIARALALNPDLVVADEPVSALDVSVQAEILELLQELREKRGLAFLFVSHDLAVVRNVCDRVAVMYDGEIVEMGGVEAVIDQPQHEYTQKLLSAVPAF from the coding sequence ATGGAAAATCTGCTGACAGTCGAAAAGTTGAACGTCATCTATGGCAAAGGTGCAGAGGCGGTCCATGCCGTCAAAGAGGTGACCTTTCATATCAAACCGGGTGAAATTTTCGGTCTGGTGGGGGAAAGCGGATGCGGGAAAAGTTCGCTCGGAAAAGCGATTATCCGCATTACGGACCCGACGTCGGGAACGATCGATTTCAAAGGAATTGATGTGGCTTCTTTGAAGGGAAAAGCGCTGAAAACCTATCGCCAGGAAGTGCAGATGGTTTTTCAGGATCCCTATGGATCGCTGAATCCGCGTATGAAAGTCGGCCATGCGATTGTGGATGTGCTGAACGTTCATAAAATCGGGGCAAATACTGCTGAACGGCGCGAGCGGGTGACGGAACTGTTTGAAGCGGTGGGGCTCAATCCGGCCTGGGCATGGCGATATCCTCATGAATTTTCCGGGGGGCAGCGCCAGCGGATCTGTATTGCCCGGGCGCTGGCGCTGAATCCGGATCTGGTGGTTGCGGATGAGCCGGTTTCTGCGCTGGATGTTTCGGTGCAGGCCGAAATCCTGGAATTGCTTCAGGAACTGCGGGAGAAGCGCGGGCTGGCTTTTCTGTTTGTGAGTCATGATCTTGCGGTGGTTCGCAATGTCTGTGACCGTGTGGCTGTGATGTATGACGGTGAGATTGTGGAAATGGGCGGTGTTGAGGCGGTGATCGATCAGCCGCAGCACGAATATACGCAGAAACTGCTTTCTGCGGTTCCCGCGTTTTAG
- the rnc gene encoding ribonuclease III: MILSPYKTLEQAIGYRFKKKAVLELALTHPSFRYENPETEDDNQRLEYLGDAVLSLMAAEYLFDHNPDAREGDMSKLRSRLTQDRKLAQIGAKIGISEFIRLGVGERKNGGAERASNLADAVEAIIGAAWVDGGAKATNKIFKKVFVPELGKLQSAPVKTNPKGALQEYAQSHGHSIPEYETIEAEGPEHDRVFTIEVSACGKKWHAKASSKREGERLAAFQALEELNSAEEKKAED; encoded by the coding sequence TTGATCCTTTCCCCCTACAAAACCCTGGAACAGGCCATCGGCTATCGCTTCAAAAAGAAAGCCGTACTCGAACTGGCCCTCACGCATCCGTCCTTCCGCTATGAAAATCCAGAAACCGAGGATGACAACCAGCGACTCGAATATCTGGGCGATGCGGTGCTCAGCCTGATGGCCGCCGAATATCTTTTCGACCACAACCCCGACGCGCGCGAAGGCGATATGTCCAAACTGCGCAGCCGGCTGACGCAGGACCGAAAACTCGCGCAGATCGGCGCAAAAATAGGCATCAGCGAATTCATCCGCCTGGGGGTCGGCGAACGCAAAAACGGCGGTGCGGAACGGGCCTCCAATTTAGCCGATGCCGTAGAAGCGATTATCGGAGCGGCCTGGGTCGACGGCGGCGCCAAAGCCACCAACAAAATTTTCAAAAAGGTCTTTGTTCCGGAACTTGGAAAACTGCAGTCCGCCCCCGTGAAAACCAATCCCAAAGGCGCCCTGCAGGAATATGCCCAAAGCCATGGTCATTCCATTCCGGAATATGAAACCATCGAGGCCGAAGGCCCTGAACATGACCGCGTTTTCACCATCGAAGTTTCGGCCTGTGGAAAAAAATGGCATGCCAAAGCCAGCAGTAAACGCGAGGGCGAACGCCTTGCCGCGTTCCAGGCTCTGGAAGAACTGAATTCGGCGGAAGAGAAAAAGGCCGAAGACTAA